In Proteus vulgaris, one DNA window encodes the following:
- the pepT gene encoding peptidase T, with protein MDKLLERFFEYINFDTQSKPSSKMSPSSDGQLKLAKALAQELKKLGFADVTLSDKGCVMASLPSNVSWPVPVIGFISHLDTAPDFSGKHVKPQVLEDYRGGDIALGIGDEVLSPVMFPILHSMIGKTLITTDGKTLLGADDKAGIAEIITAMVRLKETNRPHGDIRIAFTPDEEIGRGAHYVDLNAFGASWAYTVDGGGVGELEYENFNAASVNIKIVGNNVHPGSAKGVMVNALGLATRIHQELPTDETPENTEGYDGFYHLQSIKGTVERAEMHYIIRDFNRNVFEKRKQNMIAIAEKVGKGLHPDCYIELTIDDSYYNMHDKVVQFPHIIEIAKQAMIDCDIEPNIKPIRGGTDGAQLSYRGLPCPNIFTGGYNFHGKHEFISLEGMEAAVSVIMRIAEITAEREKAKVIN; from the coding sequence ATGGATAAATTATTAGAACGTTTTTTTGAATATATTAATTTTGATACACAATCAAAACCATCTTCAAAAATGTCACCAAGCAGTGATGGTCAGCTAAAACTAGCTAAAGCATTGGCGCAAGAATTAAAAAAACTGGGTTTTGCAGATGTAACACTCAGTGACAAAGGATGTGTAATGGCAAGTTTGCCATCCAATGTCTCTTGGCCAGTGCCTGTGATTGGTTTTATTTCGCATCTTGACACAGCGCCTGATTTTTCTGGTAAGCATGTAAAACCACAAGTGCTTGAAGATTATCGAGGCGGTGATATTGCATTGGGTATTGGTGATGAAGTGTTATCACCTGTTATGTTTCCAATCTTACATTCTATGATTGGTAAAACATTAATCACCACAGACGGTAAAACCTTATTAGGCGCTGATGATAAAGCGGGTATTGCTGAAATCATTACCGCTATGGTGCGTTTAAAAGAAACGAACCGACCTCATGGTGATATCCGTATTGCGTTCACACCTGATGAAGAAATTGGTCGTGGCGCGCATTATGTCGATTTAAATGCATTTGGTGCAAGCTGGGCTTATACCGTTGATGGTGGTGGTGTTGGCGAATTGGAATATGAAAACTTCAACGCCGCATCAGTGAATATCAAAATTGTTGGTAACAATGTTCACCCTGGTAGTGCAAAAGGGGTGATGGTAAATGCATTAGGATTAGCAACTCGCATTCATCAAGAATTACCGACTGATGAGACGCCTGAAAATACAGAGGGTTATGATGGTTTTTATCACCTTCAAAGTATTAAAGGAACGGTAGAAAGAGCGGAAATGCACTATATTATCCGTGATTTTAATCGTAACGTATTTGAAAAACGCAAACAAAATATGATTGCGATTGCAGAAAAAGTTGGTAAAGGTTTACACCCAGATTGCTATATTGAGCTAACTATTGATGATAGTTATTACAATATGCATGATAAAGTTGTTCAATTCCCACACATTATTGAAATAGCAAAACAAGCAATGATTGATTGTGATATTGAGCCTAACATCAAACCTATCCGTGGTGGCACCGATGGTGCTCAGCTTTCTTATCGTGGATTACCTTGCCCTAATATTTTTACTGGTGGTTATAATTTCCATGGTAAGCATGAATTTATCTCTTTAGAAGGAATGGAAGCTGCGGTAAGTGTGATCATGCGTATTGCTGAAATTACGGCTGAAAGAGAAAAGGCTAAAGTGATTAATTAA
- the phoP gene encoding two-component system response regulator PhoP codes for MRILIIEDNILLRHHLSVQFRDAGHQVDAAEDAKEADSFITEGTPDVAIVDLGLPDEDGISLIRRWRENNITLPIMVLTARESWQEKVSALNAGADDYVTKPFHFEEIVARIQALMRRNMGIASQILSIEPFELDLSRKEFMISGEQIKLTAFEYTILETLMRNQNKVVSKDALMRQLYPDAELKESHTIDVLMGRLRKKILEKYPDDVVVTVRGQGYRFDMKP; via the coding sequence ATGCGGATCTTAATTATTGAAGATAATATTTTACTTCGTCATCACTTATCTGTGCAGTTTCGTGATGCAGGCCATCAAGTTGACGCAGCAGAAGATGCCAAAGAAGCAGATAGTTTTATAACCGAAGGTACACCCGATGTTGCTATTGTAGATTTAGGATTACCTGATGAAGATGGCATTAGCCTTATTCGAAGATGGCGAGAAAACAATATTACGTTACCTATTATGGTGTTAACCGCTCGTGAAAGTTGGCAAGAAAAAGTCTCCGCATTAAATGCAGGCGCTGATGATTATGTGACAAAACCTTTTCATTTTGAGGAAATTGTTGCACGTATTCAGGCATTAATGCGAAGAAACATGGGAATTGCATCACAAATACTCTCTATTGAGCCTTTTGAGTTGGATTTATCACGTAAAGAGTTCATGATTTCAGGCGAGCAAATCAAATTAACAGCATTTGAATATACGATCTTAGAAACATTAATGCGCAATCAAAATAAAGTTGTTAGCAAAGATGCATTAATGCGTCAGTTGTATCCAGATGCTGAATTAAAAGAAAGTCACACTATTGATGTACTAATGGGGCGATTACGTAAAAAAATCTTAGAAAAATACCCTGATGATGTTGTCGTGACAGTACGTGGACAAGGCTACCGTTTTGATATGAAACCTTAA
- the purB gene encoding adenylosuccinate lyase, with translation MELSSLTAISPIDGRYGSKTSSLRSIFSEFGLLKFRVQVEVRWLQKLASCTDIKEVPAFEKNANDYLDTIVANFNEEDAARIKSIERTTNHDVKAVEYFLKEKVATIPALHQVSEFIHFACTSEDINNLSHAIMLETARQEILLPAWRELIDTISKMAQEYRDLPLLSRTHGQPATPSTMGKEFANVAYRMERQYRQLTQVEILGKINGAVGNYNAHLAAYPEVNWHQFSEEFVTSLGITWNPYTTQIEPHDYIAELFDCISRFNTILIDFDRDIWGYVALNHFKQKTIAGEIGSSTMPHKVNPIDFENSEGNLGLANAVMGHLSSKLPLSRWQRDLTDSTVLRNLGVGIGYALIAYQSTMKGLNKLEVNEKHLREELDCNWEVLAEPIQTVMRRYGIEKPYEKLKELTRGKRITEQDMVIFIDGLELPEHEKTRLKAMTPESYIGFATQFVDKLN, from the coding sequence ATGGAATTATCTTCGCTGACAGCGATTTCACCGATTGACGGTCGTTACGGTAGTAAAACTTCGTCGTTACGTTCTATTTTTAGTGAATTCGGTCTTCTGAAATTCCGTGTACAGGTAGAAGTTCGCTGGCTGCAAAAGCTGGCATCTTGCACCGACATTAAAGAAGTTCCCGCCTTTGAAAAAAACGCAAACGATTACCTTGATACAATTGTTGCTAATTTTAATGAAGAAGATGCAGCACGCATCAAATCTATCGAACGCACTACTAACCACGATGTAAAAGCCGTAGAATATTTCTTAAAAGAAAAAGTGGCGACTATCCCTGCTTTACATCAGGTTTCTGAATTTATTCACTTTGCTTGCACTTCTGAAGATATTAATAATCTGTCTCATGCCATTATGCTAGAAACAGCCCGCCAAGAAATCCTGCTACCTGCATGGCGTGAACTTATTGATACAATTAGTAAAATGGCGCAAGAATACCGTGACTTACCTCTTCTTTCTCGCACTCATGGTCAACCTGCTACCCCGTCTACAATGGGTAAAGAGTTTGCTAACGTGGCTTACCGTATGGAGCGTCAATATCGTCAACTTACGCAAGTTGAGATTTTAGGTAAAATTAATGGTGCCGTCGGTAACTATAACGCCCACTTAGCCGCTTATCCTGAAGTAAACTGGCACCAATTTAGTGAAGAATTTGTAACTTCATTGGGTATTACATGGAACCCATACACAACACAAATTGAACCGCATGATTATATTGCTGAACTTTTTGATTGTATTAGCCGTTTCAATACCATTTTGATCGATTTCGATCGTGATATTTGGGGTTATGTCGCACTGAATCACTTCAAACAAAAAACTATTGCGGGGGAAATTGGTTCATCGACCATGCCACATAAAGTAAACCCTATTGATTTTGAAAACTCGGAAGGAAACTTAGGGTTAGCTAATGCCGTTATGGGGCATCTTTCTAGTAAATTACCGCTTTCTCGTTGGCAACGTGATTTAACTGATTCAACCGTTCTGCGCAATTTAGGTGTGGGTATTGGTTATGCATTAATTGCTTACCAATCAACCATGAAAGGCCTTAATAAGCTTGAAGTAAATGAAAAACATCTTCGCGAAGAGTTAGATTGTAACTGGGAAGTGTTAGCAGAGCCAATTCAAACTGTAATGCGTCGTTATGGCATTGAAAAACCGTATGAAAAACTAAAAGAATTGACTCGTGGTAAGCGTATTACTGAGCAAGATATGGTTATTTTCATCGACGGTTTAGAATTGCCTGAGCATGAAAAAACTCGCTTAAAAGCGATGACACCTGAAAGTTATATTGGTTTTGCAACTCAGTTTGTTGATAAGTTAAACTAA
- the phoQ gene encoding two-component system sensor histidine kinase PhoQ translates to MQKKQRSPLSLRTRFLLATSAIILALTLSYGLVAIVGSIVSVDKTTFMLMRSQSNLYYSLAQWNKGKLNIEFPTNLNNNNTSLVVVFDDKGNILWTPSDLPKAIPNSIKHKWRHEEGLFEISVDIKTTRLMLQQLPQYRVYLKRLEEYSSNEFLTHSVVINHYPAADNMPYMAIAVIDPIPQRMQKVSQVWDWFLYIILANLFLVVPLIWLAAHWSLRPIKQVIEQISALEKGTRNDLDENPPTELKGLVRNLNVLLRNERNRYSKYRTSLSDLTHSLKTPLAVLQSTLRSLRSGKQMTIEQAEPIMLEQIERISQQVGYYLHRASIHGEHDITTRKLHSLSGLLDNLCSALSKVYQSKGVDLTLNVSPEIMWLGEKNDFMEVMGNILDNACKYCLEFVEINVSNNENSVIMIVDDDGPGVSSEKREIIFQRGTRADTLRPGQGLGLSIAVDIIEQYSGKITITDSPLGGARITVTFAEQQLTTERE, encoded by the coding sequence ATGCAAAAAAAACAGCGCTCTCCACTCTCATTACGAACACGATTTTTACTTGCAACGAGTGCTATTATTTTAGCTCTTACACTCTCTTATGGGTTGGTTGCTATAGTCGGTTCTATTGTCAGTGTAGATAAAACCACTTTTATGCTAATGCGTAGTCAAAGTAATCTTTATTACAGTTTAGCGCAGTGGAATAAAGGCAAGCTGAATATTGAATTTCCAACAAATTTGAATAATAACAATACATCGCTGGTGGTCGTTTTTGATGATAAAGGTAATATCTTATGGACACCTTCTGATTTACCTAAAGCCATTCCTAATAGTATTAAGCATAAATGGCGCCATGAAGAAGGGTTATTTGAAATTTCAGTTGATATCAAAACAACTCGTTTAATGCTACAACAGTTGCCTCAATACCGTGTTTATCTCAAACGACTCGAAGAATATTCAAGTAACGAATTTTTAACTCACTCCGTAGTAATTAATCATTATCCTGCGGCTGATAATATGCCTTATATGGCAATCGCGGTTATCGATCCTATTCCTCAGCGCATGCAAAAAGTCAGTCAGGTTTGGGACTGGTTTTTATATATTATTCTCGCTAATTTATTTTTAGTTGTGCCTTTAATTTGGTTAGCTGCACACTGGAGTTTACGGCCTATAAAACAAGTGATAGAACAAATCAGCGCATTAGAAAAAGGTACACGTAATGATTTGGATGAAAACCCACCAACTGAGTTAAAAGGCTTAGTTAGAAATTTAAATGTGTTATTACGTAATGAACGAAACCGTTATAGTAAATATCGCACAAGTTTATCTGATCTTACCCACAGCTTAAAAACGCCACTCGCCGTATTACAATCAACATTACGCTCTTTACGATCAGGTAAGCAAATGACGATAGAGCAAGCTGAACCTATCATGCTTGAACAAATAGAACGAATTTCACAACAAGTCGGTTATTATCTGCATCGAGCATCTATTCATGGTGAGCACGACATTACCACGCGAAAACTCCATTCACTATCAGGATTATTAGACAATCTTTGTAGTGCATTAAGTAAAGTTTATCAGTCAAAAGGCGTTGATTTAACACTCAATGTTTCACCTGAAATTATGTGGTTAGGTGAGAAAAATGATTTTATGGAAGTGATGGGCAATATTCTGGATAACGCTTGTAAATACTGCTTAGAGTTTGTTGAAATCAACGTAAGTAATAATGAAAACAGCGTAATAATGATTGTTGATGATGATGGCCCCGGTGTTAGCTCTGAAAAAAGAGAGATTATTTTCCAGCGAGGAACAAGAGCAGACACGCTGCGACCAGGGCAAGGTTTAGGATTATCTATCGCGGTAGATATTATTGAACAATACAGTGGCAAAATTACGATTACCGATAGTCCTTTAGGTGGCGCTCGTATCACTGTAACCTTTGCTGAGCAGCAACTTACCACTGAGCGTGAATAA
- the cobB gene encoding Sir2 family NAD+-dependent deacetylase, translating into MMKLKLRHRRLRKFRKIKSLRRQHSRCRYFHLTHKTEHEMSLPKVVVLTGAGISAESGIKTFRSEDGLWEEHRVEDVATPEGYQRNPQLVQQFYNERRRQLQQPTIQPNEAHYALAKLEQRLGKDNFLLVTQNIDNLHEKAGSQHILHMHGELLKVRCPQSRQVFEWKGDLETTDHCHCCQFPSPLRPHIVWFGEMPIGMDEIYRALAEADIFISIGTSGNVYPAAGFVHEARLAGAHTVELNLEPSLVESQFEEKHYGPASQVVDEYVHKLFELINDPKADLTQ; encoded by the coding sequence ATGATGAAACTTAAACTTCGTCATCGTCGGCTTAGGAAGTTTCGTAAGATCAAAAGTTTACGACGACAACATTCACGTTGTCGTTATTTTCATCTCACCCATAAAACGGAACATGAAATGAGTTTACCCAAAGTTGTCGTATTAACAGGGGCTGGCATTTCTGCTGAATCAGGAATTAAAACATTTCGTTCAGAAGATGGATTGTGGGAAGAACATCGCGTTGAAGATGTTGCTACACCTGAAGGCTATCAACGCAACCCACAATTGGTTCAGCAGTTTTATAATGAACGTCGTCGCCAATTACAACAACCTACAATTCAGCCAAATGAAGCGCATTATGCATTAGCAAAACTTGAGCAACGCTTAGGTAAAGATAACTTCCTTCTTGTAACGCAAAATATTGATAATTTGCATGAGAAAGCGGGTAGTCAGCATATTTTACATATGCATGGTGAATTATTAAAAGTACGTTGCCCACAATCCCGCCAAGTTTTTGAATGGAAAGGTGATTTAGAAACAACAGATCACTGCCATTGTTGCCAATTTCCATCACCACTACGTCCACATATTGTCTGGTTTGGTGAAATGCCTATTGGCATGGATGAGATTTATCGAGCTTTGGCTGAGGCTGATATTTTTATCTCTATCGGTACTTCTGGTAATGTCTATCCTGCTGCGGGTTTTGTACATGAAGCTAGGCTAGCTGGTGCTCATACTGTTGAGCTAAATCTTGAGCCAAGTTTAGTTGAAAGCCAGTTTGAAGAAAAACATTATGGGCCAGCAAGTCAGGTTGTTGATGAATATGTTCATAAATTGTTTGAATTAATTAATGATCCTAAAGCTGATTTGACGCAATAA
- a CDS encoding cupin domain-containing protein: protein MDYKLNLDWQSFLESHWQKRPLLIKNGFSRFVDPLSPDELAGLAMEDEVDSRLVSCQDGQWGVKHGPFEHFEGLGDKDWSLLVQAVDHWHFPSAALMKPFRVLPDWRIDDLMISYSVPGGGVGPHLDQYDVFIIQGQGRRRWRVGEKIPMKQHCPHPDLLQVDPFEAIIDEELEPGDILYIPPGFPHEGYAIEESLNYSVGFRAPNARELFSGFADYVLANDLGSYRYSDPDLTPRENPALVQHQELNKLHDMMEDLLAQPEVFRHWFGEFISQSRHELDLAVPEPLYENAEIHDLLQQGEQLHRLNGIRALRVGDNCFVNGQLMDTDHIEAVDALCQYDYINKQHLGDALADPKFVRLLTQLVNQGYWYFED, encoded by the coding sequence ATGGACTATAAACTTAATTTAGATTGGCAATCATTTCTCGAAAGCCATTGGCAAAAACGCCCTTTATTAATTAAAAACGGCTTCTCACGTTTTGTTGATCCTTTATCTCCTGACGAACTTGCTGGTCTTGCAATGGAAGATGAAGTGGATAGCCGTCTTGTTAGCTGTCAAGACGGACAATGGGGAGTCAAACATGGGCCTTTTGAGCACTTCGAAGGACTTGGTGATAAAGACTGGTCTTTACTTGTACAAGCCGTCGATCACTGGCATTTTCCTAGTGCGGCATTAATGAAGCCATTTCGCGTATTACCCGATTGGCGCATTGATGATTTAATGATCTCTTATTCTGTTCCCGGTGGTGGTGTAGGCCCGCACCTCGATCAATATGATGTCTTTATTATTCAAGGACAAGGTCGTCGTCGCTGGCGTGTGGGTGAAAAAATCCCGATGAAACAACACTGCCCTCACCCTGATTTACTTCAAGTTGACCCTTTTGAAGCAATTATTGATGAAGAATTAGAACCGGGTGATATTCTTTATATCCCACCTGGATTTCCACATGAAGGCTATGCGATTGAAGAGTCGCTAAACTACTCTGTAGGTTTCAGAGCGCCTAATGCTCGTGAACTTTTCAGTGGTTTCGCTGACTATGTGTTAGCAAATGATTTAGGCAGCTATCGTTATAGCGACCCAGACCTAACACCACGTGAAAACCCAGCATTAGTGCAACATCAAGAGTTAAATAAACTTCATGACATGATGGAAGATTTACTTGCTCAACCAGAAGTATTCCGTCATTGGTTTGGTGAATTTATTTCTCAATCTCGCCATGAACTTGATCTCGCAGTTCCAGAACCTTTATATGAAAATGCAGAAATTCACGATTTACTGCAGCAAGGTGAGCAACTCCATCGTTTAAATGGTATTCGTGCGTTACGAGTTGGCGATAACTGTTTTGTAAATGGCCAATTGATGGATACTGATCATATAGAAGCGGTAGATGCGCTTTGCCAATATGATTATATTAATAAACAACACTTGGGTGATGCATTAGCTGATCCAAAATTTGTACGTTTATTAACACAGTTAGTGAATCAAGGTTATTGGTATTTTGAAGATTAA
- the hflD gene encoding high frequency lysogenization protein HflD, producing the protein MAKDFRDITLALAGVCQASRLVQQIAYQGSANENDVEVMVNSIFNLNPTSTLDVYGNQISHLKLGFQTLKAIHQAVRREKLTLELMTYQQGLINLERLIGRNDDYSSRLSQKISQLERQKSYFEPMSEGVFNALAGVYVDAVSPVGSRIQVHGSIELLKNPIIQAKVRALLLTGIRSAVLWRQVGGRRFDFLLHQKTIIRQADDFLAQC; encoded by the coding sequence GTGGCTAAAGATTTTCGTGATATTACACTTGCACTGGCAGGCGTCTGCCAGGCAAGTCGTCTTGTTCAGCAAATTGCTTACCAAGGTAGTGCGAACGAGAATGATGTTGAAGTGATGGTTAACAGTATTTTTAATCTCAATCCAACATCAACACTTGATGTTTATGGCAATCAAATCAGTCATTTAAAATTAGGCTTTCAAACACTGAAAGCTATTCATCAGGCAGTAAGAAGAGAAAAGTTAACGCTAGAATTGATGACTTATCAACAAGGTTTAATCAACTTAGAACGCTTAATCGGACGAAATGATGATTATAGTTCACGTTTATCACAAAAAATTTCTCAATTAGAGCGTCAAAAAAGCTATTTTGAACCTATGTCCGAAGGTGTATTTAATGCACTCGCTGGAGTTTATGTTGATGCGGTTAGCCCTGTAGGCTCTCGCATTCAAGTTCATGGCTCTATTGAACTGTTAAAAAACCCAATTATTCAAGCTAAAGTTAGAGCGTTATTATTAACGGGTATCCGTAGTGCCGTGCTCTGGCGTCAAGTTGGTGGTCGTCGTTTTGATTTTTTATTGCATCAAAAGACGATCATCCGACAAGCTGATGATTTTCTCGCTCAATGTTAA